One Tachypleus tridentatus isolate NWPU-2018 chromosome 3, ASM421037v1, whole genome shotgun sequence DNA window includes the following coding sequences:
- the LOC143247189 gene encoding chitin synthase chs-2-like: protein MPSVHHLVETQISDDEISLDEDETSHLNNTSNGSRKSSQDPRGWDVFIENPPAEDDLTQSSKVVEVVLKIIKVFVYVLILVCVMATAVISKGTMLFMTSHIQQDRTIPVCKKGLGLERDKDYEVKIPDQERVAWIWCLFFAMVVPELFTHFRSSRICIFKSYRKPQFQTFITVLLTETLHVLGLALLVFVVLPDLDVIKAVMLTNCVCFMPALFSLLSHHKDEEKRPLKVVLDILSIIFQATGFVIWPIVEHYKRSWTIPVAVFLISFTWWENFVDKKSPVLLIKKLANIKEDLRKSRYFTYIFISIWKTMLIFCSMLAFLYMTMENLSNLFQLFKKSFQPHPIRVHQVRTFVLDSNLPDLPTASPIDEEIDIDSLPMAPIYVTLIQVTASLLCYIFSKFACKICIQGFSFAFPISLTVPVTMSLLIAACGIRSENECLYEDILPKYLFWTCPNGDFFQDFVSKQHAWIWLLWLLSQTWIAIHIWTPKCERLASTEKLFVNPMYIGVLVDQSLAFNRRRDDMAEIKISDIDLEVNEYNDSSQYYETISVNTIDTSSSHNDRSGHSVRNVDHITRIYTCATMWHETPDEMIQMLKSVMRLDEDQSARRNAQKYLSIIDPDYYELEVHIYFDDAFELSDDNDEEMVVNRFVKQLIRVIDVAASNVHQTNIRLKPPKKLPTPFGGRLIWTMPGKNKLIAHLKDKLKIRHRKRWSQVMYMYYLLGHRLMELPIDVNRKEVIAENTFILTLDGDINFRPHAVQLLVDLMKKNRSLGAACGRIHPVGRGPMVWYQKFEYAIGHWLQKATEHMIGCVLCSPGCFSLFRAKALMDDNVMRRYTTKSEDPLHYVQYDQGEDRWLCTLMLQRGYRVEYSAASDAYTHCPEGFGEFYTQRRRWAPSTMANIMDLLGDYKRTVSINDSISIPYIIYQGMLMVGTVLGPGTIFLMLVGAMVAAFKISNWTSFTANIVPILFFIFICFVANNNIQILIAQIFSSAYALLMMAVLVGTSIQLSEDGVGSPSSIFLIGLSSSFFIAAIIHPQEFWCVVPGLLYFISVPSMYLLLILYSLVNLNVVSWGTREIQTKKSKKQVEEERKEVEEMKKTRKKKSDLFGFLGMGRNEDEEDGSITFSLANLFKCMICTYPKASEEKIQLLRISDQLESLNTKISSLERQLDIGQGLLPGGGIKRRSSMGRRSDRGSPVAEGENGGFESDSEDTDSERLEPRVERDDLINPYWIEDKDLKRGEVEYLNGPEIQFWKDMIEKYLYPLDQNKEHEARVASELKELRNKVVFGFLMSNALFILIVFLLQLNKDQLHINWPLGVKTNITYIPETSEIRIDKEYLQLEPIGLVFATFFAIILIVQFLAMLFHRFGTLSHILASIELTCCNQKVEDLTEDAFFDKNAIQIARQLQKLKGLEDDDKSEDYGSGDRLARRRTIQNLEKRRQQKTRVGTLDVAFRKRFMNISPENEMGTPVLSGFHRRKDTLKVLADRRSSLMKKSGQMETLGARNQFSNPPSRQRGRLDKILATPDGTLEGFRNTAFEGSSDEENGQNAKM, encoded by the exons GTTTAGAGAGGGACAAAGACTACGAAGTGAAAATACCAGACCAGGAGAGGGTTGCGTGGATTTGGTGTCTTTTCTTTGCCATGGTTGTTCCCGAGCTTTTCACGCATTTCCGGAGCTCAAGAATATGCATTTTCAAGTCGTACAGAAAACCTCAATTTCAAACATTCATTACG GTTTTACTTACGGAAACACTACACGTACTAGGCTTAGCTCTCCTTGTTTTTGTCGTCCTTCCGGACTTGGACGTAATAAAGGCAGTCATGTTGACGAACTGCGTGTGTTTTATGCCTGCCCTATTTAGTCTCTTATCTCACCATAAGGATGAGGAAAAGCGTcctttaaaagttgttttggacATCCTTTCCATTATTTTCCAAGCTACTGGTTTTGTAATATGGCCCATTGTTGAGCACTACAAACGTTCCTGGACAATTCCTGTTGCTGTCTTCTTAATATCTTTCACTTGGTGGGAAaactttgttgataaaaaatCTCCTGTCTTGCTCATCAAGAAACTCGCTAATATAAAAGAAGACCTGCGCAAGAGCCGGTACTTTACCTACATCTTTATTTCCATTTGGAAAACCATGTTGATTTTTTGTAGCATGCTGGCTTTCCTGTACATGACAATGGAAAATTTATCCAACCTCTTCCAGCTCTTTAAGAAGAGCTTCCAGCCTCATCCAATCAGGGTACATCAAGTGAGAACTTTTGTCCTCGATTCCAACCTTCCTGATCTTCCCACAGCTAGCCCCATTGACGAAGAGATTGACATAGATTCACTTCCAATGGCCCCTATCTATGTGACTTTAATTCAAGTTACCGCATCCTTACTATGTTATATATTCAGCAAGTTTGCTTGCAAGATTTGTATCCAAGGATTTAGCTTTGCATTTCCAATCAGTCTCACTGTACCTGTAACAATGTCTTTGCTAATTGCCGCATGTGGAATCCGGTCGGAGAACGAGTGTTTATATGAAGATATCTTACCTAAATATCTCTTTTGGACTTGTCCTAATGGGGATTTCTTTCAAGACTTTGTTTCCAAACAACATGCCTGGATTTGGTTGCTGTGGCTACTTTCCCAAACCTGGATTGCCATTCATATCTGGACACCAAAATGTGAAAGACTAGCTTCAACAGAAaa ACTTTTCGTCAATCCAATGTACATCGGAGTCCTAGTAGACCAATCACTTGCTTTCAATAGACGAAGAGACGACATGGCCGAAATTAAGATATCG GACATTGATCTAGAAGTGAATGAATACAACGACAGCTCCCAGTACTACGAAACCATTTCTGTGAACACCATCGACACTTCCAGTAGCCACAACGACCGAAGTGGACACAGCGTCCGGAACGTAGATCATATCACTCGCATCTACACATGCGCAACAATGTGGCACGAGACTCCCGATGAAATGATTCAAATGTTAAAATCTGTTATGAG GCTAGACGAAGACCAGTCCGCTCGAAGAAACGCCCAGAAATACCTCAGCATTATTGATCCGGATTACTATGAATTAGAAG ttcATATCTACTTCGATGACGCTTTTGAGTTGAGCGACGATAATGATGAAGAAATGGTTGTAAACCGGTTCGTAAAGCAACTAATAAGAGTTATTGACGTTGCTGCAAG TAACGTTCACCAGACAAACATTCGTCTAAAGCCCCCTAAAAAACTCCCAACACCATTCGGTGGCCGTCTCATCTGGACGATGCCAGGCAAGAACAAACTGATCGCTCACCTCAAAGACAAACTGAAAATCAGACATAGAAAGAGATGGAGTCAG GTGATGTACATGTACTACCTGTTGGGGCACAGGTTAATGGAGCTTCCAATCGACGTCAACAGGAAAGAAGTCATTGCAGAAAACACCTTCATTTTGACACTAGATGGCGACATCAACTTTAGGCCTCATGCTGTTCAGCTTTTAGTAGACCTGATGAAGAAAAATCGAAGCTTGGGAGCTGCATGTGGTCGAATTCATCCTGTCGGAAGGG GTCCTATGGTATGGTATCAGAAATTCGAATATGCCATTGGTCACTGGCTTCAGAAGGCTACTGAGCACATGATTGGCTGCGTGTTGTGCAGTCCCGGATGTTTTTCACTCTTCCGAGCAAAAGCTCTAATGGACGATAACGTAATGAGAAGATATACAACGAAATCAGAAGATCCGTTACACTACGTACAGTACGATCAGG GTGAGGACCGTTGGCTCTGTACCTTAATGCTGCAACGTGGCTACAGAGTGGAGTACAGCGCTGCTTCTGACGCTTATACACACTGTCCTGAAGGTTTTGGCGAGTTCTACACCCAGCGTCGACGATGGGCGCCCTCTACCATGGCGAACATTATGGACTTATTGGGTGATTACAAGAGAACGGTTAGCATCAATGATAGCATTTCCATTCCCTACATCATTTACCAAGGCATGCTGATGGTGGGAACCGTTCTCGGTCCTGGTACCATATTCCTGATGCTGGTGGGTGCTATGGTGGCAGCCTTCAAAATTTCTAACTGGACGTCTTTCACTGCCAATATCGTCCCAATTCTTTTCTTCATCTTCATTTGTTTCGTAGCCAATAACAACATTCAG attcTTATAGCCCAAATATTCAGCTCTGCATATGCTCTTCTAATGATGGCGGTACTGGTGGGTACGTCCATCCAGTTGTCGGAGGATGGTGTTGGCTCTCCATCTTCTATTTTCTTAATTGGACTCTCAAGCAGTTTCTTTATAGCAGCCATTATCCACCCACAGGAGTTTTGGTGTGTCGTTCCTGGACTTCTTTACTTCATCAGTGTACCCTCCATGTACTTGTTGTTGATTCTATACTCGCTGGTAAATCTAAACGTCGTTTCTTGGGGCACTCGTGAAATCCAAACTAAGAAGTCCAAAAAGCAGGTGGAAGAAGAGAGGAAGGAAGTAGAGGAAATGAAGAAAACAAGGAAGAAAAAAAGCGACCTGTTTGGATTTCTTGGCATGGGTAGAAATGAAGATGAAGAAGATGGAAGCATAACATTTAGCTTAGCTAATCTTTTTAAGTGTATGATCTGTACTTATCCAAAGGCTAGTGAGGAAAAGATTCAACTCTTGAGGATCAGTGACCAGCTGGAATCTTTGAACACTAAAATCTCTTCGCTGGAAAGACAACTGGACATTGGTCAAGGATTGTTGCCTGGAGGAGGGATCAAACGTCGATCTTCCATGGGTCGACGCTCTGACCGTGGTTCTCCAGTGGCAGAAGGAGAAAATGGGGGGTTTGAAAGTGATTCTGAAGATACTGACAGTGAAAGATTGG AACCTAGAGTGGAACGTGATGATCTCATAAATCCATACTGGATTGAAGACAAAGATCTGAAACGTGGAGAAGTGGAATATCTGAACGGGCCTGAGATCCAGTTCTGGAAGGATATGATAGAGAAGTACCTCTACCCATTGGATCAGAACAAGGAACACGAGGCAAGGGTAGCATCCGAGTTGAAAGAGCTGCGAAACAAAGTGGTTTTTGGGTTTCTAATGTCCAACGCTCTTTTCATCCTTATTGTCTTTCTTCTTCAACTCAACAAGGACCAATTGCACATTAACTGGCCGCTAGGAGTAAAGACTAATATCACTTACATTCCGGAAACCAGCGAGATACGGATCGACAAGGAATATTTGCAGCTGGAACCCATTGGATTGGTATTTGCAACATTTTTTGCCATCATCCTAATTGTCCAGTTTTTAGCCATGTTGTTCCATCGGTTTGGTACCTTGTCACACATCTTGGCATCGATCGAGCTTACTTGTTGTAATCAGAAGGTGGAAGATCTGACGGAAGATGCCTTTTTCGACAAAAATGCCATCCAGATAGCTCGACAACTTCAGAAGTTGAAGGGTTTGGAGGACGACGACAAAAGTGAGGACTATGGAAGTGGGGACCGACTAGCAAGACGAAGAACCATTCAAAATCTGGAAAAACGACGACAACAAAAAACGAGAGTTGGAACGTTAGATGTTGCGTTTAGAAAAAGATTCATGAATATTTCTCCAGAAAACGAAATGG GTACTCCAGTGCTGAGCGGATTCCACCGGCGGAAGGATACACTCAAAGTTTTAGCTGATCGCCGTTCGTCTTTAATGAAGAAATCTGGTCAAATGGAGACTCTAGGTGCTAGAAATCAGTTTTCAAATCCTCCTAGTCGACAGCGAGGTCGGCTAGACAAGATTTTGGCAACTCCTGATGGAACTTTGGAAGGGTTTAGAAACACTGCTTTTGAGGGAAGTTCTGACGAAGAAAATGGACAGAATGCGAAAATGTAA